ttatttatatttcttaatATCAGCAGGGCTCTTAGTTAGCCTCACTCACAAATTTCCACCTGGAATTCATTAGCGGTGCTTACCCTTCACTGACACGCATGTCGGTTTTCTCTGATGGCGTTGGAGATAGGACTTGCTGTGGTGAGATGGACATCATACAGGGGGAGGAAAGGACTGAGACACAGTTCTCCATGGTTTCTGCTCGTGGAATTGTCTTGCATGCTGAAGGTGAGTGGGTGAAACTCGTAGCGTGCACTTGACTGACTGAGTGGTCAGTCTTTTCAGTTTGCTCCTGGGAAAATGCAGTCATTGCAGACTCTTGATCGCTTCCCTCAGGCTCTGTACTGCTATCTGATTGCGCAGGAAGATGCAGTGGCAGTTCTTCCTCTGACTGGCAAGAATTGTGTGACTTGATCTGTACTGACCGGTTCATTTGATCATCTATTGGTGTGATCATGAGGTCTGATTGGAGGTTGTTGAGACTTGTGTTATGATCAAGCTGGCGGAGTTGTATGCACGAGACTCCATTAGGCGATGCATAGGGGGATGACCTGTGCTGCTCAGAGCTGATGTGAAGGGGTTTGGGGGAGCAGGGTAGGGACTCAGCATTTTGTTTGGGAGTACAGACAGTAGACGCAGTGGTGCGAGCTACCGCAGCAGGAGAGGTGGGAGAGGATGCAGTAGGAGGTGCACTTTTAGAAGGTGCGAGTTTGCATGGAAGAGGGGATGGATGCACGACTGCAGTGGATCTCTCCTTCCTGCCTGGTGTGCTGAATTTAGACCCATGTGGTGAACAGTGGGTAAAAGGAGCTGCGCTCAACCGAGATGACCTTCTTACAGCACCTGGGGGGTAATTAGTATTCATACATTTACACAGTTGACCCAGTCAAACATAGTCACAAAACATCACCATGTGAACAGAGATAATAAAAGGCTGTAGTGAACTCATACCAAGTACTTTGACTGGACTCTCCACCTGGAAGAAACCTCCATGGAAAACCACAGTCTGGGCTGTCCGTGCTTTAACCAGGGCATCTGAAACAGGAGCCGAGTCATCTTGAGGTCTGTCTGAAGCCTCAGCAGCTTTAGCTGCTGCCGCTTGCTTGGCCTTCATAGCAGCTTTCACTGCAGCCAGACGACTCTTTGCGGCTGTGCTGGCTCCCACACCAGCTCCAGGATTCCCTCCTGCAGCAGGGGCCTTCTGAACGATCAAGCACAGGGAACATAGGAGTTAGTAACACACCTAACACTCATCTGTTCAAAATTGTGATCAACAATCCAACATATGAAAAGTACATTTAGTTGGGATCAATTTAATAAGCATAtattttgaggggaaaaaagaaaaaaggacaaatAAACAGGAGTGTATTAGATAAGGTGTGGTGCTAATTAGTCATGGTTTTACTGGGGCTTGTGTGAATTTGGCTCATCGGTTCATTCATTTCACTGTGATTTACATGAATTATTTCCCTAAGTATAAACAAATGGAACCAATTAAGccctataaaataaataaataaatacatacacacatacacacacacatatatatatatatatatatatatatatatatacatacacacacacacacctgttttagtgtGATGTAATTTAGGATTATATCAAAGTGAATTGTATTAGAAAAAGGGAGGTTAGTTCTGAGGAGGGGGAAGGGCATGCATCTTTCACTGTGAATTGCAGTCACAGAAATGGGAGATAAAACCAGTGTTGTTTATTTGGaatattgaattaaaataaatttctaaataattatgattaaattaatttttttagagCAGCACATCTTTGCATCAGTGCAACCATGCTGTTAATACTACCATGGTGGCAACATCTTAAATTGGTGAATCTATACAACCTTAATAGTAAGACAATTTTCCAAATGACTGGAATAACTATTAAACATGGAAACAATTTCTATTTAAACAAACAGTAAGTATGTTAAAAGATCTATATACCTTCACCACTTTTTTCTGCCTGATGACAGGCTTGACCTCCTCTTGCCATCCCCTGGTTTCAGCTTCTTTCAATGCATTAAACTTCTTATCGACATCTTCTACCTAATACAGGAGGCAAGGTGATTAGATCCAACTGATTACTGGGCTGTTTATACAATAGAACACATTCGAAAGCAATGACATTTACCTCTTTACTCAATAtataatagaagaaaaaaaaaaaaatcattcggCGATGACAACTTCTGAAATAAAATCACCTGAAAGTACACCATGTCCCAGAAGCCCTGCAGGTCTGTGCAGGTCGTGATCTTCTCCCCTCGGCCAAAATCGCAGTCATCCACCAGGCCACTGAACTGGCCAAAGCGCTCCTTCATCAACAGCCTGGCTTGGCCAACAGCTGTGCGCATTTGGTCCCGCACTTGAGAGACAGAAAGCAGTTGAACATGGGAACTTCAAGACTGTATGAGCATTTGCCAAGTTAAGACTAAATTTCAATGTTcttttagaagaagaaaaaattttTTCAAACTGCTGACTCACTCTCTTCCGGGATGGAGGAATCATCAAATCGCAATTCCCAAAATTCAGACAACCCAGTCAATCTTTCTGTCTCGCTAGCTATTACTGCCCTGTAGAACACATACAAGCACATGTTCAGCACATACCACACACTcaggaatacacacacacaaaatagagGCAATAGATCTCACCTGAAATAGGACACGTCATGCTGAGGCTCGGACGGTACAGAGGAAGGAGGTGGAAGAGGAAGAGACCCAGGAGGTGGGGAAGTAGAGGCAAGAGGAGAGGCAGATGAGGCAGGGGGTAGGGTAGAAGGAGCAGACTCAGAAGCAGAGGCAGGACAAGGTTCGGACATGCAGGGTGGAGGTGAGGAAAGAGGAGGAGCAGAGGTAGAATCAGATGGTTCAGAAATTGGGCTCATAGATTCCATCCGGGGTTCAACTGAGAAGCTGTAGAAAGCAAGACCATAAATGAGTGCACTCCAAAATGCAATCATGATCAAATTGTATGCCTGAAAGATATCCGTGTTAAGAAAGAACACCTTCGAGGGCATTTCACTGACAGGTGAATAAAGTACCTGGGTGACAGGAAAGCATCAGCCGAGCGAGGAGAAAGGGGTGTAGGCTGGAAGGTTCTTAGACCAGAGGGGGGCTGGAACACAAATCCTTGGGGAGCAAATGAAACTGGAGTCACATTAGCTTCCTCcagcatttcttcttcttctttgggATGTGAGGGATTCACTGCAGCAACCACCTCATCAGCAACCTGGTGAAACATTTACCAAAACTGACTTCTACTGGTCCGagttattaaattaataaataaataaaaacaaggccAAGTTAGCTGCAGGTTTATTTACCATAGTTTCCTTCTTTTCAGCTGCCACAGACTCAGTATGTCCTGTTGGAAGTGATATTTAGCTCGGATATATAAAATGCCCAGAAAATGTATATTGTGCATTGCCCTTACCCTGCatgttttttcctcttcctgaagAGGGTGCTGCAGGTTGCCTATTAGCAGATTTTATTTTGGGAGGCCTGAGATCTAACAATAGGTGAAGaccaaacaaaagaaaataaggaaaaattACAGAACTTATGCACAAATCAGTGGAGACCAAGGCATTTTGAGGAGATCagataaatggaaaaaagtacCTGCAGCAGTTTTAGCCACAGGTTTGGTTGTTACAGCTGCTGTCACAGTTGTAGCTCGAGTAGCTGATCGAGTAGTTGGAGCTCTGATAACCGGTTCAACTATTAAAGAGACGAGGGGACTTAAATCCCTAACTATATTGACAAAGATTTCATCAGCTTTGAGACACGCGAGGGACCTTGTGGACAATCTGTTTACCTGCAGCAATTCTGCCTTTGGCAACTGCTGATGCTGACGACTTGTTCGCTCTTGTGCTTGGAGGCTCAGCTGAGGACCAAAATATGAAACCTGATTTACTGCGACAGGTCACTGCAATACTGTGCTTTCAAATGAACATTGTGAATATGAATCATTtttagagacacacacacacaaaaaaaataaagcccAAACAAATGTCACAGAAAATTCTCTCATACCCTTCTTTGGTGCAGGCTGTTTTTCAGCTGGCTGttgtgtgaaaaacagaaaaatctgCCATAAATGCACTTTTACTTGCACATGCAACAGATGTGTAGTGAGTTCCAAAATATAAGAATTAGTGGAGAATGCTGAAGACTAATGTACCTTTGGTTGTAGATGTTGTTTCATAGAACGGGTCACTCTGGTGGACTGCACAGGTTCTGTGGGCTGAAATAAGAGCACTCCAGTCACTGAGCAATAGAGGGTACGCATGTGACGTCACGGTCACGcccactgagtggcaaaaagACTGAGCAGCAGCATTAGTGTACAGCGTGAATTCCGCAAaaacagaggaaagaaaaaaaacctctaaaATGGGAAAAAGCTGTGGTGCGATTGACTGTGCCAACAGATTCAACAAGAATTCCGAGCGATCTTTTTACAGAGTGCCAAAAAACATTCAGTCCTTTTTTACCATGTCGAGCAGTGTCAGTGCAAGTTCTTTTGACGTGGTATTCATGCtgtacaatgatgaataatttgagGGGTCCATTTCCATGGACCACAGGTTATTGGGCAAGTTGTAAGGGTGGGTCACTCAAGTCCAACTGCCTTTAAGCTGATAATGGCTAGCTAGACTAGAGTTCTCACAGATTCCCCTATTAAAACCAGCCgttttgctggatgttttgccactctgtgtgtgtgtggtggtgggggtgttgGGGAGAATGTGCTCGGGCGGGAAATTGACGTCAATGCATACCCTCTATACAGTTGTAAGACACAAGGTCCAAATGCACATGCAAATTACATTAAGCTCACCTTTTTTGTGCTCGGTACAACAGGATTCAAGGGCAAGTAGCCCAGGGGCTGTGGGCGGTAAAGACCGACCTTAAAGGtgcctttcttttccttttctcgcctttctttctccttctgcAGCGCCTTGTTCTCTTTAAACCGTGCCAgcatcttcttcctctcctctgcAGCACTATTATCTAGTCAGAAACATAGTGTTATTTGCTG
This is a stretch of genomic DNA from Ictalurus punctatus breed USDA103 chromosome 13, Coco_2.0, whole genome shotgun sequence. It encodes these proteins:
- the dlgap5 gene encoding disks large-associated protein 5 isoform X2, whose translation is MDSRFAHLYKRDSSVSMIRVKMSRRRSQTQKENREKMQNLRRHLDQLPELEFSMDVSTLEKSALPSQETGCKAKVDKNNSAAEERKKMLARFKENKALQKEKERREKEKKGTFKVGLYRPQPLGYLPLNPVVPSTKKPTEPVQSTRVTRSMKQHLQPKPAEKQPAPKKAEPPSTRANKSSASAVAKGRIAAVEPVIRAPTTRSATRATTVTAAVTTKPVAKTAADLRPPKIKSANRQPAAPSSGRGKNMQGHTESVAAEKKETMVADEVVAAVNPSHPKEEEEMLEEANVTPVSFAPQGFVFQPPSGLRTFQPTPLSPRSADAFLSPSFSVEPRMESMSPISEPSDSTSAPPLSSPPPCMSEPCPASASESAPSTLPPASSASPLASTSPPPGSLPLPPPSSVPSEPQHDVSYFRAVIASETERLTGLSEFWELRFDDSSIPEEMRDQMRTAVGQARLLMKERFGQFSGLVDDCDFGRGEKITTCTDLQGFWDMVYFQVEDVDKKFNALKEAETRGWQEEVKPVIRQKKVVKKAPAAGGNPGAGVGASTAAKSRLAAVKAAMKAKQAAAAKAAEASDRPQDDSAPVSDALVKARTAQTVVFHGGFFQVESPVKVLGAVRRSSRLSAAPFTHCSPHGSKFSTPGRKERSTAVVHPSPLPCKLAPSKSAPPTASSPTSPAAVARTTASTVCTPKQNAESLPCSPKPLHISSEQHRSSPYASPNGVSCIQLRQLDHNTSLNNLQSDLMITPIDDQMNRSVQIKSHNSCQSEEELPLHLPAQSDSSTEPEGSDQESAMTAFSQEQTEKTDHSVSQVHATSFTHSPSACKTIPRAETMENCVSVLSSPCMMSISPQQVLSPTPSEKTDMRVSEGSPTSADCKVTENQDSESFPDLDLDRYLQPTAQCSLSPVQSMAVERFSLGLEDAEMESPQAQEPVQDALMTPTDDC
- the dlgap5 gene encoding disks large-associated protein 5 isoform X1, encoding MDSRFAHLYKRDSSVSMIRVKMSRRRSQTQKENREKMQNLRRHLDQLPELEFSMDVSTLEKSALPSQETGCKAKVDKNNSAAEERKKMLARFKENKALQKEKERREKEKKGTFKVGLYRPQPLGYLPLNPVVPSTKKPTEPVQSTRVTRSMKQHLQPKPAEKQPAPKKAEPPSTRANKSSASAVAKGRIAAVEPVIRAPTTRSATRATTVTAAVTTKPVAKTAADLRPPKIKSANRQPAAPSSGRGKNMQGHTESVAAEKKETMVADEVVAAVNPSHPKEEEEMLEEANVTPVSFAPQGFVFQPPSGLRTFQPTPLSPRSADAFLSPSFSVEPRMESMSPISEPSDSTSAPPLSSPPPCMSEPCPASASESAPSTLPPASSASPLASTSPPPGSLPLPPPSSVPSEPQHDVSYFRAVIASETERLTGLSEFWELRFDDSSIPEEMRDQMRTAVGQARLLMKERFGQFSGLVDDCDFGRGEKITTCTDLQGFWDMVYFQVEDVDKKFNALKEAETRGWQEEVKPVIRQKKVVKKAPAAGGNPGAGVGASTAAKSRLAAVKAAMKAKQAAAAKAAEASDRPQDDSAPVSDALVKARTAQTVVFHGGFFQVESPVKVLGAVRRSSRLSAAPFTHCSPHGSKFSTPGRKERSTAVVHPSPLPCKLAPSKSAPPTASSPTSPAAVARTTASTVCTPKQNAESLPCSPKPLHISSEQHRSSPYASPNGVSCIQLRQLDHNTSLNNLQSDLMITPIDDQMNRSVQIKSHNSCQSEEELPLHLPAQSDSSTEPEGSDQESAMTAFSQEQTEKTDHSVSQVHATSFTHSPSACKTIPRAETMENCVSVLSSPCMMSISPQQVLSPTPSEKTDMRVSEGSPTSADCKVTENQDSESFPDLDLDRYLQPTAQCSLSPVQSMAVERFSLGLEDAEMESPQAQEPVQDALMTPTAFPRMAPLVVTPWTEEMIADQLLFTPEQRERVRPSVCERDLMMFTPPADI